One genomic segment of Hevea brasiliensis isolate MT/VB/25A 57/8 chromosome 3, ASM3005281v1, whole genome shotgun sequence includes these proteins:
- the LOC110662577 gene encoding mitochondrial import inner membrane translocase subunit TIM23-2 — translation MDDSNDQKYYKYHPYQDLYNVPAQSLYKLPSSPEFLFHEEAAHQRRSWSENLQYYTGTGYLSGAIIGGAKGSLDGIRAAEPGDTMKLRVNRILNSGGHVGRKFGNNLGVLGLMFAGLESALIHYRDTDDLVNTALAGLGTGAIYRAARGPRSAAIAGAIGGIAAATAVAGKQVVKRYVPI, via the coding sequence ATGGATGATTCAAACGATCAGAAATACTACAAGTATCACCCATATCAGGATCTCTACAACGTCCCTGCTCAGAGCCTATATAAATTGCCCTCTTCTCCTGAGTTCCTTTTTCATGAAGAAGCTGCACATCAGCGCCGCAGCTGGAGTGAAAACCTTCAATACTATACCGGAACTGGCTACTTATCCGGAGCGATTATCGGTGGGGCTAAGGGTTCTTTGGATGGCATACGCGCCGCCGAGCCTGGTGACACCATGAAATTGCGGGTCAATAGGATTCTCAACTCAGGTGGACACGTGGGTCGGAAGTTTGGGAACAATTTGGGTGTGTTGGGGCTGATGTTTGCTGGCCTTGAGAGTGCTTTGATTCACTATAGAGATACTGACGATTTGGTCAATACGGCTCTCGCGGGGCTCGGGACTGGGGCGATTTATCGTGCGGCTAGGGGGCCGAGATCGGCGGCTATAGCAGGGGCCATTGGAGGGATCGCGGCGGCTACTGCTGTTGCGGGAAAGCAGGTTGTTAAGAGATACGTGCCcatataa
- the LOC110662578 gene encoding LOW QUALITY PROTEIN: trihelix transcription factor GTL2 (The sequence of the model RefSeq protein was modified relative to this genomic sequence to represent the inferred CDS: deleted 2 bases in 1 codon) — MFEGVPDQFHQFIVSRTSLPLPLSFPPLHGSSSTSTATFPSFDLYTSNHHQYHHQQLPLQQPSFLHPLHHSSPPATTKNEDKQENSMVLVNLEIERDRSTQESIDPWSNDEVLALLRIRSSWENWFPEFTWEHVSRKLAELGFKRSAEKCKEKFEEESRYFNNINYSKNYRDLGVLEVLYRDDNQNLQEIAAGKNKKMDKATEEEDKMEQNVKEDSKIDQTVGNPAEDNGKEDEKSKSKKRRRQQKFEMFKGFCEDIISKIMAQQEEMHNKLLEDMVRRDEEKLAREEAWKKQEMDRINKELELRAQEQALTGDRQVKIINFLKKFSSSTGSCIEILGETNIQDLLKGPNSSNPSISSSLVLPQNPNNNQSKSEAPISTTIGLGHQNSSSLPAKNNPIVPTSMSENLAPQNPSSTLVHSSCTSSLQAPQTQTPNDLTSQSNPLQTETVQKKPTSNDKEDLGKRWPKDEVLALINLRSSLYHSNEDKEATVKAPLWERISQGMMELGYKRSAKRCKEKWENINKYFRKTKDVNKKRSVDSRTCPYFHQLSTLYNQGTLVAPQSEEPEKLPLAASSPEYHPAYSRLIVSSSQNGSSNLTMHNVVDEGEKNLVQAPGLRF; from the exons ATGTTTGAAGGAGTACCAGACCAGTTCCACCAATTCATAGTTTCAAGAACAtcactccctctccctctctctttcccACCTCTTCATGGCTCCTCTAGTACTAGTACTGCTACCTTCCCTAGTTTTGATCTCTACACTTCTAATCATCATCAATATCACCATCAACAGCTACCCCTGCAGCAGCCCAGTTTCTTGCACCCATTGCACCATAGTTCACCACCGGCCACCACTAAAAATGAAGACAAGCAAGAAAACAGCATGGTACTTGTGAATTTGGAAATTGAAAGAGACAGATCAACGCAGGAATCCATCGATCCATGGTCTAATGATGAAGTGCTTGCACTGTTGAGGATCAGATCTAGCTGGGAGAATTGGTTCCCAGAATTCACTTGGGAACATGTATCAAG GAAGCTTGCAGAGCTTGGGTTCAAAAGAAGTGCTGAGAAGTGTAAGGAGAAGTTTGAAGAAGAAAGCAGATACTTCAACAACATTAATTACTCCAAGAATTACAGGGATTTGGGTGTGCTTGAAGTGCTTTACCGTGATGATAATCAAAACCTTCAAGAGATTGCAGCAggaaagaacaaaaaaatggACAAGGCCACCGAAGAAGAAGACAAGATGGAACAGAATGTGAAAGAAGATTCAAAAATTGATCAAACAGTAGGAAACCCAGCTGAGGATAATGGGAAAGAGGATGAGAAATCCAAGAGCAAGAAAAGAAGAAGACAACAAAAGTTCGAGATGTTCAAGGGCTTCTGCGAAGATATTATAAGCAAAATTATGGCTCAACAGGAAGAAATGCATAATAAGCTTCTTGAAGATATGGTGAGGAGAGATGAAGAGAAGTTAGCGAGAGAAGAAGCTTGGAAGAAGCAAGAAATGGATAGGATAAACAAGGAGCTTGAACTTAGGGCACAAGAACAAGCTCTTACAGGTGATAGACAGGTAAAAATAATCAACTTCTTGAAAAAATTCTCATCATCAACTGGTTCTTGTATTGAAATTCTCGGAGAGACAAATATACAAGATCTTCTTAAAGGACCAAATAGTTCAAATCCTTCCATTTCATCTTCTTTGGTGTTACCGCAAAACCCTAATAACAACCAAAGCAAATCAGAAGCACCCATATCAACTACCATAGGTTTAGGTCATCAAAACTCAAGCTCATTGCCAGCCAAAAACAATCCAATTGTACCCACTTCAATGTCAGAAAACCtagcacctcaaaaccctagttcaacaCTCGTGCACAGTTCATGCACATCCTCATTACAAGCTCCCCAAACCCAGACCCCAAATGATCTCACTTCCCAAAGCAATCCACTGCAAACAGAAACTGTGCAAAAAAAGCCCACATCCAATGATAAAGAAGACCTGGGAAAGAGATGGCCAAAAGACGAGGTATTAGCTCTGATAAACCTAAGGAGCAGTCTCTACCACAGTAATGAAGACAAGGAAGCAACAGTGAAGGCTCCTTTATGGGAGAGAATCTCACAAGGGATGATGGAGTTGGGTTATAAAAGGAGTGCAAAGAGGTGCAAAGAGAAATGGGAGAACATAAACAAGTACTTCAGAAAAACCAAGGATGTTAACAAGAAAAGATCTGTGGATTCTAGGACGTGTCCTTACTTTCATCAATTAAGCACCTTGTATAATCAAGGAACACTCGTAGCACCCCAATCTGAGGAGCCGGAAAAACTACCGTTGGCGGCTTCTTCGCCGGAA TACCACCCCGCCTACAGCAGGCTGATTGTTAGTTCATCTCAAAATGGGTCTAGTAATTTAACAATGCATAACGTTGTTGATGAAGGTGAGAAAAATCTGGTTCAAGCACCAGGCCTTAGATTTTGA